In Bacteroidota bacterium, the sequence GCTTTTTGGGTATATGAAAGGTTCTTTCACCGGAGCCATAGAAGACCGCCCGGGACGTTTCGAAGCCGCCTCCGGAGGCACCTTGTTCCTGGATGAGATCGGCAACCTTTCCCCGGCCATGCAATCCAAGCTGCTTACAGCCATTCAGAACAGGTCTGTTACACGCATTGGTTCCAACAAACCGGTAAGCACAGATATCCGTCTTATCTCGGCAACAAATATGCCATTGCAAGCCATGGTTTCGGAAAACCGGTTTCGCCAGGATCTTCTTTACCGCATCAACACTGTGGAGATCATCCTTCCGCCTTTGAGGGAAAGAAGAGAAGACATTCCCCTGTTGGTAAAACATTTCCTGAAATTATACGCAAACAAATACCGTAAGAAGATCAGGTTATCGGATGCAGCCCTCCGCAGGCTGCGCACCTATGATTTTCCAGGGAATGTCCGTGAACTGCAACACCTCGTAGAACGCGCGGTGATCCTGACCGGACAGGAAACCATTTCCCAGGAGGAGCTTTCCATTTCTTCTCCGGGAACAGAAGAAACCCCGGCTTCTTCCCTGAACATGGAGACCCTTGAAAAGAACGCCATCCTGGCCGCCCTGAAAAAACACGAAGGGAACCTCACCAAAGCCTCCAAAGAACTGGGAATGGGAAGGACGACGTTGTACAGGAAGATGAAGAGGTATGGGGA encodes:
- a CDS encoding sigma-54 dependent transcriptional regulator, translating into MKQKILILDDDHDILLTTRVILKHDFPEVITEKDPAAIPELLEKHDFDVILLDMNFSPGRTDGREGVEWLRKIRDTNPDIPVVMITAYGEVELAVKAMKEGATDFVVKPWDNEKLLATVMSAYRLGRSRKEAGALRRTQEILVGDMDQPFAGIIAQSKAMKDILNMVEKVAVTDANVLILGENGTGKEVIARAIHRQSPRNGKIFMAVDLGAIPESLFEAELFGYMKGSFTGAIEDRPGRFEAASGGTLFLDEIGNLSPAMQSKLLTAIQNRSVTRIGSNKPVSTDIRLISATNMPLQAMVSENRFRQDLLYRINTVEIILPPLRERREDIPLLVKHFLKLYANKYRKKIRLSDAALRRLRTYDFPGNVRELQHLVERAVILTGQETISQEELSISSPGTEETPASSLNMETLEKNAILAALKKHEGNLTKASKELGMGRTTLYRKMKRYGEGRE